The stretch of DNA AAatgctaaatgtacataaataaaataatgtagtaattattttctcttacttCACGTTCTTCaaattgttaatgaaatttatttctgcaattatgaaactgtggttaaaaaaacacaaatttatttatcttcaacatacatgcatgcataaaatgtCCATTAGCGTTTCAAAGTATATATTTCTCGCTATGATGTTTATGTAACTGGAGTCAGGATttatgtataatgataacacttataagtaagttataagtgacatgtttatcaatatatattcctacttcaaaagtaaaatatatttacctatttccaaataggaaacataaaaatatagtgTTATGCAAACAGTAACCAAACCAGCAATAaaacaagatttcttgccaatagagaaagagtcggtttctaaccaagatccaaggttccttcattggaatttcaacagggtatttttgtttgttttcttgtatgtatatatgtgcagatttttatgttttatctatatattctgatgcatatagttgcatatctagatattctCATATGTATttcaatgataaacttctgggaagttttacagatttataCAGTTTCCATGATTGTATCTATAGTcattgaaatgtatgtatgtatttgcagaccttttagttttcatttaccaaatctactcataaggtttTGTTTAGTCTAggactatactagaagacacttgcccaagttgtcattcagtgggactgaacacaaaactttgtggctgggaagcaatggttttaaccacacggccacacctaTGCCTGTTGTCACTCTTATGCCTTCACtgtttacaaagaaaaagaaaattaagctgAAAATAGGACTAGAGACATGTGAAGACAATGGCACTGCTTGGCAAGATTGAACAAAGGagaaattgataaagaaaaatCTCTGCCACAAATGTCTGAGTGGCACAAGACTATGATATGAGGATAGGTCATGTAGTTGAGGCACAAGACCTAAGATTTCTCACAAGAAACCATCAAAAGTATATAATGAACAAGAGTAcataatacaaagaaaaagataCAGTGTCACCATCTGTTtatcattgtaaatatatacacattgtttggaggcaaaaacaatatatattggagAGGGGGACAAGCATCATTACTGCAGTGGCTTATGGGACTGACTGGTACATTTTTTGCAGAAATCTATGAAGAATCTAtctaagacacacatatatgtacatacatacatatatatgtgcaagagtggttgtgtggtaagaagcttgcttaccaacaacatggttctgagttcagtcccactgcatggcatcttgagcaagtgtcttctactatagcctcagggcaaccaaagccttgtgagtggatttagtagaaggaaactgaaagaatcccattgtatatgtgtgtgtgtgtgtatgtatgtatgtatgtatgtatgtatgtatgcatgtatgtgtgtgtgtatgtatttgtgtgtctgtgtttgtctctccaccaccATTGTGTggtaaccgatgttggtatgtttacttacctgtagcttagtggttcgacaTTGAATTGCATAGTCTAGCATGTCTGTACTTCTCTGACCAAATAGACCATGATATTCGATGCGGACAAATTTGTAGTATTTGTATGTAATCGTAGCTTTGCATTTGCTTTCCTGTGGGTATgtataagtatctcatttatttccctTAGTATGCCTGGCTGATGAGGAAAAATTATTAGACTAATCCAGAAATTGATCAAGCCAAGGCTAATCATTTTATGAAATTCTGTGAACTTACTCCCATGATTTCAACACATGTATACTATAAAAGTGATAATTCTAAGTGGTTTCacgatttagcatctattttcagcATAGGCATGGTCTCTTCtctgcccttaattataattgtattttatactattataaatctctatctctctatatatcttttaaatttgttaatgGGAATCATTTTGactatgcaaataaagctcctatccCATTATGCCTGCCTCAGTCTAATGATACTGACTGGTGAACAAGTTTTTGGCGGGTGCCTGAAATtgtaccgatataatgtaggataaatataataccaataacaataatcctaGGATAGAATTTATAAGCATTCAAtctattaaatgtttataaatttcatccaaggactattgttattattactactctctctctcaatatatatatatttcttttttggatttggtttgcaagattctttatatgagtttatgtgttgaagcatattctgttgtgtctggggagagtcattttctttttgtgccttataatgtaacacactcaccagtaaaatttccacttatttcttatttttattttcctaaaattttcgttgcatcttgcaaccttttcaagagcaaaataaaaataagaaaaaaagtggaaattttacctgtgagtgtgttacattataaggcacaaaaagaaaatgacgctcctcagacacaacagaatatatatatgtatatatatatatatatatatatatatatatatatagtaatgtgcTTTAGAGGGATATATTATCTGGGTAGATACTGTAATAGCTCTCAGTTATGCTCCAGGTTACGGCTATCTGCTTCAATTAGTATTTAATATCTCTGACTTCTATGAGTAGTCATTCATGCAGTTGTAACAGGATCTAGATTCGGTATCACTGGAGGGGTGTCCAATCTGATCTCGTCACATTCAATTTTAGTTAAAATAACAGACAAGTCAGGCGATCTACGAACACaaaatgttgtttatttctcGTCGTAATGTAGAACTGGTGTACGTGTTCTCTGGAGGGAAACCGACAGCCGAATCTGTAGTACTGATTCTTGTTTGTTAATCGAAATCATTCGTCGTGGTTCGCTGCTTGGTTGGTATGAAGTCCTCAGAGACTGCCAAATACACGTCCGTTCTCGAGTGCTGCTGGGGCCAGAAAGACTGAGTGAGTGGACCGCGTTttaggggtcagtttcccgcacatgcacatggggaagacttccggtggccaaccggaagtaatcccattctgcgcatgtgcgTTGAACCTTACACAGCAGCATCACTACATGGCTCCCCCTCGAGTGCGGAAGTACgaaacaagaaaatattagtGGCTGCAGAAAACAGATGGctgccgatcccccagaagatTTGGTACACAATATGGcacaaaaacaagaaatttaaaagaaagaaagtcaAATATAAATTGTCTTTGAGAGTTTCTTGGGCCAATGTACTGTTCTGCCCGATCTTGTAATatacggtgtgctcggggcacccgttgacggcgaAGGTGTTGTTGTGGGAGCCGGTGAAGGCAAAGGTGTCTGTGAAGGTGAAggtgttgttaaaggtgcataggtaGGTGTGGCAACGGTATAATCAAGAGATGAAGACGCCTCAAAATATGCTTTTTTCAGTcggtccacggaaacggtctccgTATGACCATTCATTTCAATGGTGAAAACCTTaggtgtgcgagaaagcacacggAAAGGTCCTTTATAAGGAGAAACAAGAGATCCCTTGACAGAGTCGTCCtgaacaaaaacatgcgaccaaGTATCCATATCCGGTGGGAGATGGGATGGTGGAGAATGTTTCCTCGGAACCATGGGCGGAAGATTTGAAAAATAGGAACGCAGTCTGGCGACATAGGTCGCTGGATCATGGGGCtgggaagtgtctggcaccaacatcgtaccaggcaatgccagtgtggtaccatacagtaGCTCTGCAGAAaaaaccccaggtctgccttgacagcagtgCGACAACCGAGAAGTACAATTGGCAGAAATTCAATCCAAGACTGTGGATCTGAAGAGGCAtgaagagcggccttgagctgtctatggaaccgtTCAACTAATCAATTAGACGCTGGATGATAACTGGTAGTGTGAATATGATGCACACCTAAAATGCGCGATAATTCGCGAAATAGCGAAGCTTCAAACTGACGTCCACGATCAGTAGTCACTCTGGACGGAACTCCGAAACGGGAAATCCAGTTCGAAACGAAGgctcgcgcaacagtctcagcagaaatgtctgctatcggaatggcttctggccaacgggagaaacgatc from Octopus sinensis linkage group LG2, ASM634580v1, whole genome shotgun sequence encodes:
- the LOC115224748 gene encoding mucin-2-like, translated to MLVPDTSQPHDPATYVARLRSYFSNLPPMVPRKHSPPSHLPPDMDTWSHVFVQDDSVKGSLVSPYKGPFRVLSRTPKVFTIEMNGHTETVSVDRLKKAYFEASSSLDYTVATPTYAPLTTPSPSQTPLPSPAPTTTPSPSTGAPSTPYITRSGRTVHWPKKLSKTIYI